Proteins found in one Synechococcus sp. LA31 genomic segment:
- a CDS encoding DUF2079 domain-containing protein, with amino-acid sequence MPSRHERRPPERSVQLAASLFLAIGLILQVWRIWTLNATYDQGLFLQEIWSGHLGRPFESTLASQLSTPVLVHGTALPGLGYFHLGQHFTPLLMVWLPLVMLLGVWSLPLVQVGLLTAGGLVLHQLARVDLPPRLAAWITCSYFAAGIVIGPALENFHDLCAIPVLSFGLLLGIRRNIPWLYGLCALLLPFVREDVGLLSFSFGLWMMVRCHRGWRWAGLGLCLYSALMVVLITNVWMPLFGSEVADRFMEERFGQFLAAQNGRGSTLDVLQAMASQPLLLLQELLQPIGPSLRFLITLWLPLAFLPAAALDGWLLMAGPLFVALSSQGGNALAVSLRFVLYLVPGVFAGGILWWARHPHLFHERWLKRLWRTALVLSVLFTITGNPHRSLSALIPDSVQPWVYVSPWRQLQRGWETRELLRSIPPEASVAAETHLVPLLAERRVLLRFPESSAYTDNQKQKQPAQWVVSQPGFNADYAPAFRRNGAWVRRSQAQIKMLLADGSYRVHRCDQRGIVLRHQSVPNTSSDELSLSEGDICVNVQFAQALSQMQQRGDASAPAE; translated from the coding sequence ATGCCGTCCCGTCACGAACGTCGCCCCCCTGAGCGGAGCGTTCAGCTGGCTGCGAGCCTCTTTCTGGCCATTGGCCTGATCCTGCAGGTGTGGAGGATCTGGACCCTCAACGCCACTTACGACCAAGGCCTGTTTCTCCAGGAAATCTGGAGCGGACATCTCGGGCGGCCGTTTGAAAGCACCCTGGCCTCACAGCTTTCAACTCCGGTACTGGTGCACGGCACAGCCTTGCCAGGCCTGGGCTACTTCCATCTAGGCCAGCACTTCACTCCCCTGTTGATGGTGTGGCTGCCGCTGGTGATGCTGCTCGGAGTGTGGAGCCTGCCACTGGTGCAGGTGGGGCTGCTCACCGCGGGTGGCTTGGTGTTGCATCAACTGGCTCGCGTCGACCTGCCGCCACGACTGGCGGCCTGGATCACCTGCAGCTATTTCGCAGCCGGGATCGTGATCGGGCCAGCCCTGGAAAACTTCCACGATCTCTGCGCCATCCCCGTGCTGAGCTTTGGCCTGCTGCTTGGGATCAGACGCAACATCCCCTGGCTTTATGGGTTGTGCGCACTGCTGCTTCCTTTCGTACGTGAAGACGTGGGTCTGCTCAGCTTCAGTTTCGGCCTTTGGATGATGGTGCGCTGCCATCGAGGCTGGCGTTGGGCTGGGCTGGGCTTGTGCCTCTACTCAGCGCTGATGGTGGTGCTGATTACAAATGTGTGGATGCCACTGTTCGGCAGTGAGGTTGCGGATCGCTTCATGGAGGAGCGATTCGGACAATTTCTGGCCGCGCAAAACGGCAGGGGAAGCACCCTGGATGTACTCCAGGCAATGGCCAGCCAGCCGCTGTTGCTGCTGCAGGAACTGCTGCAACCCATCGGCCCCAGCCTGCGGTTTCTCATCACCCTGTGGCTTCCTCTTGCCTTTCTGCCAGCCGCGGCACTCGATGGTTGGTTACTGATGGCCGGCCCCCTGTTTGTGGCGCTGAGCTCCCAGGGGGGCAATGCACTAGCGGTGAGTCTGCGTTTTGTGCTCTATCTGGTGCCCGGGGTCTTTGCCGGTGGAATTCTCTGGTGGGCACGTCATCCCCACTTGTTTCACGAGCGCTGGCTCAAGCGGCTATGGCGCACAGCCCTGGTGCTTTCGGTGTTGTTCACCATCACCGGCAACCCGCACCGAAGTCTTTCAGCACTGATTCCAGACAGTGTTCAACCTTGGGTTTATGTGTCGCCATGGCGGCAGCTGCAGCGGGGCTGGGAAACCCGAGAGCTGCTGCGCAGCATTCCGCCGGAGGCCAGCGTGGCCGCCGAGACCCACCTGGTGCCACTGCTGGCGGAGCGGCGGGTGCTGCTGCGTTTCCCGGAAAGCAGCGCTTACACCGATAACCAGAAGCAAAAGCAGCCGGCCCAGTGGGTGGTGAGCCAGCCAGGCTTCAATGCCGACTATGCACCGGCATTCCGGCGTAATGGCGCCTGGGTGCGGCGCAGTCAGGCGCAGATCAAGATGCTGTTGGCTGATGGCAGCTACCGGGTGCACCGCTGCGATCAGCGGGGCATTGTGCTCCGCCACCAGAGCGTGCCGAACACTTCAAGCGATGAGCTCAGCCTGTCGGAAGGCGACATTTGCGTAAACGTGCAGTTTGCGCAGGCCTTGTCTCAGATGCAGCAGCGCGGAGATGCTTCGGCGCCAGCTGAATAG
- a CDS encoding multicopper oxidase family protein, with the protein MQRRQLLQLGLAGGGLVATGGWLAQAKAAKEHAAWQQFSAQEAFQLPITPNTTQLEITTAPVQVFGRRVMRGAIQQISGERGYSTTRQDGVDVVVTNRLAVPTTLHFHGLILPNAMDGVPFTTQPPIPPGERLRLRFPLQQDGTFWLHSHYGLQAQSFVAEPLLISTPEQDRWADHSFTVMLRDFSYTPAERILRNLVNGERGGGTAMARQLAGFPWHQPRPLRVQTWDEGAQRFRWEERSGVLMQPDVIFDALLANERTLDDPQVLDVEPGETVVVRWIAGSSFINFFLDLGELDAELLRTDANPVQPIRGSLFQLALAQRLSLRITMPEKPGFYPLLAYGDRSQQRCGVILRSGLKGATPTLSPMSELWNGELTSSQDLHLQASRPLAERAAEMTFPVSLNGPQPPYRWGLNQRFYPYRDPIQIEQGQRVELELINHTPMGHPMHLHGHEFQLVAINDQPIQGPIRDTVFVPKGERVRIALDADDPGIWAFHCHISDHHARGMFNVVSYRQADLRWWDPEATHHEQSGI; encoded by the coding sequence ATGCAACGGCGCCAACTGTTGCAGCTGGGACTCGCAGGTGGAGGCCTTGTTGCTACAGGGGGCTGGCTCGCTCAGGCCAAAGCGGCCAAGGAGCACGCTGCCTGGCAGCAATTCAGTGCTCAGGAAGCTTTTCAGCTGCCGATCACACCCAACACAACGCAGCTGGAGATCACCACCGCGCCGGTGCAGGTGTTCGGCCGCCGTGTGATGCGCGGAGCCATCCAGCAAATCAGCGGCGAGCGGGGCTACAGCACCACACGCCAAGACGGCGTTGATGTGGTGGTGACCAACCGCTTGGCGGTGCCCACCACCCTCCACTTCCATGGGCTGATCCTGCCCAATGCGATGGACGGCGTTCCGTTCACGACCCAGCCTCCAATCCCACCTGGTGAGCGGTTGCGGTTGCGCTTCCCGCTGCAACAGGACGGCACGTTCTGGCTGCATTCGCACTATGGCCTGCAAGCCCAGAGCTTCGTGGCGGAGCCGCTGCTGATCAGCACACCAGAGCAAGATCGCTGGGCTGATCACAGCTTCACCGTGATGCTGCGAGATTTCAGCTACACCCCGGCGGAGCGCATTCTCCGGAATCTGGTGAACGGCGAGCGTGGTGGAGGGACTGCCATGGCGCGTCAGCTGGCGGGATTTCCCTGGCACCAACCCAGACCCTTGCGGGTTCAGACCTGGGATGAGGGCGCGCAACGCTTCCGGTGGGAGGAGCGATCAGGCGTACTGATGCAACCGGATGTGATCTTTGACGCGCTGCTGGCCAACGAGCGCACGCTCGATGATCCCCAGGTGCTGGATGTGGAGCCTGGGGAAACGGTGGTGGTTCGATGGATTGCCGGCAGTTCCTTCATCAATTTCTTCCTGGATCTCGGTGAACTCGATGCCGAGCTTCTACGCACCGATGCCAACCCGGTGCAGCCCATCCGCGGCTCACTCTTTCAACTAGCGCTCGCTCAGCGGCTCAGCCTGCGCATCACCATGCCAGAGAAGCCTGGGTTCTACCCCCTCCTGGCCTACGGGGATCGCAGCCAGCAACGTTGTGGTGTGATCCTGCGGAGCGGGCTTAAGGGCGCGACACCAACACTCTCTCCGATGAGCGAGCTCTGGAACGGCGAGCTCACCAGCAGCCAAGACCTGCACCTACAGGCCAGCCGCCCGCTGGCGGAGCGAGCCGCAGAGATGACCTTTCCTGTCTCGCTCAACGGCCCCCAGCCTCCCTACCGGTGGGGATTAAATCAGCGCTTCTATCCATACCGCGACCCCATCCAGATTGAACAAGGGCAGCGGGTGGAGCTGGAGTTGATCAACCACACACCGATGGGACATCCGATGCACCTGCACGGCCACGAGTTTCAGCTGGTGGCCATCAACGACCAGCCCATCCAGGGGCCCATCCGTGACACCGTGTTTGTTCCGAAGGGAGAGCGAGTCCGGATCGCCCTCGATGCCGATGATCCCGGCATCTGGGCGTTCCACTGCCACATCAGTGATCACCACGCCCGCGGCATGTTCAATGTGGTGAGCTATCGCCAGGCAGATCTGCGCTGGTGGGATCCGGAGGCTACCCACCACGAGCAGTCCGGCATCTGA
- a CDS encoding FUSC family protein, with amino-acid sequence MSSRARLLVQVMAAVASLVLADQIARHLGLARAAGLLCLTSLATLVIGARLGWRQALLGVLGLTLLAIPAALSHGDPVLATLVMTFTAFGLGLSARWQLQQVYYLMIVSLCLLITNTPLTQGSSALSVLRLAGSVLMSGAFTILLQRWLVPRDPDKVPVALFPVAHSWRRSTAYGALLASTTLVTTPLALQQHWHVSGLWLILVPFMVLRPFVRDSWKVALHRSLGTVAGVLLVVLLAFILPKGLPLQVPAIVLAVVTVLIAIKRGHPAVMLMAYTATIVLFDSQSADLLLMADERLQANLMGVAITLAAMAIAHPIEQRMQLKQVREAG; translated from the coding sequence ATGAGCTCACGCGCTCGCTTGCTGGTGCAGGTCATGGCAGCAGTGGCTTCGCTGGTGCTGGCCGATCAGATCGCTCGCCATCTCGGGCTCGCTCGGGCTGCCGGCTTGCTTTGCTTAACGAGCCTGGCCACGCTGGTCATTGGTGCCCGTCTGGGTTGGCGTCAGGCCCTGCTCGGTGTACTGGGGTTGACGTTGCTCGCCATTCCAGCGGCTCTGAGCCACGGGGATCCGGTGTTGGCCACGCTGGTGATGACCTTCACGGCATTCGGCCTGGGTCTTAGTGCCCGCTGGCAGCTCCAGCAGGTGTACTACTTGATGATCGTGAGCCTTTGCTTGTTGATCACCAACACACCGCTCACCCAAGGCTCCAGCGCTTTATCGGTCCTGCGTTTGGCCGGCTCGGTGCTGATGTCTGGTGCGTTCACGATCCTGTTGCAGCGCTGGCTGGTGCCCCGTGATCCAGACAAGGTTCCCGTCGCGTTGTTCCCCGTGGCTCACAGCTGGCGGCGCAGTACGGCTTATGGCGCTTTGTTGGCCAGCACTACGCTGGTCACCACGCCGCTTGCCCTTCAGCAGCACTGGCATGTCAGCGGCCTTTGGTTGATCCTGGTGCCCTTCATGGTTTTGCGCCCTTTCGTGCGCGATTCGTGGAAGGTGGCACTGCATCGTTCACTTGGCACCGTGGCAGGGGTGCTGCTGGTTGTGTTGCTCGCCTTCATCCTGCCCAAGGGTTTACCGCTGCAGGTTCCAGCCATCGTGCTAGCGGTCGTCACCGTGTTGATTGCCATCAAGCGCGGCCATCCAGCCGTGATGCTGATGGCTTACACGGCCACGATCGTGCTGTTCGACAGCCAAAGCGCCGATTTACTCCTGATGGCTGATGAACGCCTTCAGGCGAATCTGATGGGTGTGGCCATCACCCTTGCGGCCATGGCCATCGCCCATCCGATTGAGCAACGGATGCAGCTCAAACAAGTGCGCGAAGCCGGCTAA
- a CDS encoding response regulator transcription factor, producing the protein MPSHCLKAVTPAEAQVLRRLLRGLSNRSIATELVLSPRTVESHISRMLAKTGCRSRTQLLLWALAER; encoded by the coding sequence ATGCCCTCCCACTGCCTCAAAGCCGTCACACCGGCGGAAGCTCAGGTGCTGCGCCGCTTGTTGCGCGGCCTAAGCAACCGATCCATCGCCACCGAGCTCGTGCTCAGCCCACGCACCGTGGAGAGCCACATCTCCAGGATGCTGGCCAAGACCGGCTGCCGAAGCCGCACTCAACTGCTGCTATGGGCCCTGGCTGAGCGATAA
- the minE gene encoding cell division topological specificity factor MinE: MTLRDFINNLLGRQPASANTAKQRLQLVLAHDRSDLNPELLEQMRREILEVVSRYVEIDIEEGDVSLETEDRVTALVANLPIRRTKPLPQEEAKPSAEEPEAEADPVWTATQA, translated from the coding sequence ATGACCCTGCGCGATTTCATCAACAACCTGCTCGGTCGCCAACCCGCCAGCGCCAATACCGCCAAACAACGGCTGCAGCTCGTTCTTGCCCACGACCGCAGCGACCTCAACCCTGAACTGCTGGAGCAGATGCGCCGCGAGATTCTCGAGGTGGTGAGCCGCTACGTGGAGATCGATATCGAGGAGGGCGACGTGAGCCTGGAAACGGAAGACCGCGTGACCGCCCTCGTGGCCAACCTCCCGATCCGGCGCACCAAACCATTACCGCAAGAAGAAGCCAAGCCCAGCGCAGAAGAGCCCGAAGCCGAAGCTGATCCAGTCTGGACGGCCACGCAGGCCTGA
- the minD gene encoding septum site-determining protein MinD codes for MTSSGSRSILICSGKGGVGKTTLTANLGIALARQGMRTAVLDADFGLRNLDLLLGLENRIVYTAQEVLSGNCRLDQALVKHKLEPNLALLPAGNPRMLEWLKPEDMQTIVGMLRESFDIVLIDCPAGIEDGFKNAAGAAKEAIVITTPEVSAVRDADRVIGLLNTRGIKPIQLVLNRVRPKMMANQDMLAVDDVTDILALPLLGLVLEDEQVIVSTNRGEPLTLNGNNSPAAQAYNNIARRICGEDVPLIDPAKVRRGLRAKLGRLMQTKIF; via the coding sequence GTGACCAGCTCGGGAAGCCGCTCCATCTTGATTTGCTCAGGCAAGGGGGGCGTGGGGAAAACCACGCTCACGGCCAACCTGGGCATCGCGCTTGCCCGCCAGGGCATGCGCACCGCCGTGCTCGATGCCGACTTTGGCCTGCGGAACCTTGATCTGCTGCTGGGCCTGGAAAACCGGATCGTCTACACCGCCCAAGAGGTGCTCTCCGGCAACTGCCGCCTCGATCAGGCGCTGGTGAAACACAAGCTGGAGCCGAACCTGGCGCTCCTGCCGGCAGGCAACCCACGCATGCTCGAGTGGCTCAAGCCTGAAGACATGCAAACCATCGTGGGCATGCTGCGCGAGAGCTTCGACATCGTGCTGATCGACTGCCCCGCCGGCATTGAAGACGGCTTCAAAAACGCGGCCGGCGCCGCAAAAGAAGCCATCGTGATCACCACCCCGGAAGTGTCCGCCGTGCGGGACGCTGACCGCGTGATCGGCCTGCTCAACACCCGCGGTATCAAGCCGATCCAGCTGGTGCTCAATCGGGTGCGGCCCAAAATGATGGCCAACCAGGACATGCTGGCCGTCGACGACGTGACCGACATCCTGGCCCTGCCTCTGCTGGGCCTGGTGCTCGAAGACGAGCAGGTGATCGTGAGCACCAACCGCGGAGAACCCCTCACCCTCAACGGCAACAACTCGCCTGCGGCACAGGCCTACAACAACATTGCCCGCCGCATCTGCGGGGAAGACGTTCCCCTGATCGATCCCGCCAAAGTGCGGCGAGGCTTGCGGGCCAAGCTCGGCCGCCTGATGCAAACCAAGATCTTCTGA
- a CDS encoding phosphatidylserine/phosphatidylglycerophosphate/cardiolipin synthase family protein, which yields MSGSTSGQRLLVMPDDGGAAVVDLIDQACQELLLKQFKLQSEQVEQALIRARERGVRVRVMLNPHTSGGDRWNDEAFALLQSHGHEVVWTSECFPVTHEKSMVIDGHAALIATFNLSDKYFTETRDYGVITHDPVVIEQVRAGFEADWHRSFFEPRLDVGLVWSNAHSRGQMARVIDSARKTLWIQHPKFVDAVILERIVAARERGVKVRVLCGGKHGLSDWDVYDTFSSLRVMELFGVKIRRQQHLKLHAKLILVDGQAAMTGSMNIDRSAFDVRRELGIEINSRDVMKRLEAIFEADWEASKKYSAPDPLDPAYHEHGELAPDPHFVHD from the coding sequence ATGAGCGGCAGCACCAGCGGCCAGCGCCTGCTTGTTATGCCTGATGACGGGGGTGCGGCAGTTGTTGACCTCATCGATCAGGCCTGCCAGGAGCTGCTGCTCAAGCAGTTCAAGCTGCAGAGCGAGCAGGTTGAGCAAGCCCTGATCCGCGCTCGGGAGCGGGGTGTGCGGGTGCGGGTGATGCTCAACCCCCATACATCCGGCGGTGACCGCTGGAACGATGAAGCCTTCGCTTTGCTGCAGAGCCACGGCCATGAAGTGGTGTGGACAAGTGAATGTTTCCCTGTCACCCATGAGAAGTCGATGGTGATCGATGGCCATGCGGCCCTGATCGCCACCTTCAACCTCTCCGATAAATATTTCACAGAAACCCGCGATTACGGTGTGATCACCCATGACCCCGTGGTCATTGAGCAGGTGCGGGCCGGCTTTGAGGCCGATTGGCACCGCAGCTTTTTCGAGCCCCGACTGGATGTGGGCCTGGTGTGGAGCAACGCCCATAGCCGCGGCCAGATGGCTCGTGTGATCGACTCGGCCCGCAAGACCCTATGGATCCAGCACCCCAAATTCGTGGATGCAGTGATCCTCGAGCGCATCGTGGCGGCACGAGAACGAGGCGTGAAGGTGCGGGTGCTCTGCGGCGGTAAGCATGGCCTGAGCGATTGGGATGTGTATGACACCTTCAGCTCCCTGAGGGTGATGGAGCTTTTTGGTGTGAAAATCCGCCGTCAGCAGCACCTCAAGTTGCACGCCAAGTTGATCCTGGTGGATGGCCAGGCGGCGATGACCGGTTCGATGAACATTGACCGCAGCGCCTTTGATGTACGCCGTGAGCTCGGGATCGAGATCAATTCTCGCGATGTGATGAAACGCCTTGAGGCGATTTTTGAGGCTGATTGGGAGGCTTCCAAGAAGTACAGCGCTCCCGATCCACTTGATCCCGCTTATCACGAGCATGGTGAGCTGGCTCCTGATCCGCATTTCGTTCACGATTGA
- a CDS encoding chromate transporter: MTESAPYPTHLQLFLGMQQVALSSFGGGLSAWSERIVVEDRQWMNKEEFITGLTVARLFPGPNQINMAVYIGSRFHGLSGAVVALLGILLLPFSVLMVLGLSYYYLHETLAVDRVLAGVITASAGMALSMGFKIAGVYTRDPVAMLLAGGSFIAMSVFHVRLIPLVLVAAPLAMAWYWPRAEQQP; this comes from the coding sequence ATGACTGAATCTGCGCCGTATCCCACCCATCTTCAGTTGTTTCTCGGCATGCAGCAGGTGGCGCTTTCCTCCTTTGGGGGTGGCCTCTCTGCCTGGAGTGAGCGGATTGTGGTGGAAGATCGCCAATGGATGAACAAAGAGGAGTTCATCACCGGCCTCACTGTGGCTCGTCTATTTCCAGGGCCTAATCAGATCAACATGGCTGTTTATATCGGTAGTCGCTTCCATGGCTTGAGTGGTGCTGTTGTAGCTCTGCTTGGTATTTTGCTGCTTCCCTTCAGCGTTCTGATGGTGTTGGGTCTCAGTTACTACTACCTGCATGAAACCCTGGCGGTGGATCGGGTGCTTGCTGGTGTGATCACAGCATCGGCGGGTATGGCCCTCTCGATGGGCTTCAAGATCGCCGGGGTTTATACCCGAGATCCAGTGGCGATGCTGTTGGCCGGCGGCAGTTTTATCGCCATGAGTGTGTTTCATGTGCGATTGATTCCCCTGGTGCTGGTGGCTGCTCCTCTGGCCATGGCCTGGTATTGGCCTCGAGCAGAACAGCAGCCATGA
- a CDS encoding chromate transporter: MSATAAAVSATTAACQAVALSDWRNLLAVIWDFLSLSLFSLGGGNTLLNEYHHMAVEQYCWLSSRQFADIYAIAEASPGPSSMIVGLLGMGAAVKEGAFWALLSGLVAEISILLPSTVLMVVAALSWNRMRNSPWRVAFERGLGPITLGILFSVGLKILRISDHDTPAYAVSLVVCVLMLRTKISPLWFMAVAGLMGALGLVNR; the protein is encoded by the coding sequence ATGAGCGCCACCGCTGCTGCTGTTTCTGCCACCACGGCTGCCTGTCAAGCCGTTGCGCTCAGCGATTGGCGCAATTTGCTGGCAGTGATCTGGGATTTTCTGAGTCTCTCGCTGTTTTCGCTGGGTGGTGGCAACACTCTTCTTAACGAGTACCACCACATGGCCGTGGAGCAGTACTGCTGGCTGTCTTCCCGCCAATTCGCTGACATCTACGCCATCGCTGAGGCTTCGCCTGGCCCGAGTTCAATGATCGTGGGCCTGCTGGGGATGGGGGCTGCCGTGAAGGAGGGAGCCTTTTGGGCGCTGCTAAGCGGCCTGGTCGCAGAGATATCGATTCTCTTGCCTTCCACCGTGTTGATGGTGGTGGCCGCCTTGAGTTGGAATCGCATGCGCAATAGCCCCTGGCGCGTGGCTTTCGAGCGGGGGCTGGGCCCGATCACGTTGGGGATCCTCTTCTCTGTGGGCCTGAAAATTCTGCGCATTTCCGATCACGACACACCGGCCTACGCGGTGTCGTTGGTGGTTTGTGTGCTGATGCTTCGCACCAAGATTTCACCGCTGTGGTTCATGGCAGTGGCGGGGTTGATGGGCGCGCTGGGTTTGGTTAACCGTTGA
- the minC gene encoding septum site-determining protein MinC, producing MHSSPQHLRLKSEANSSASTLDEVKTWLDSHHEAGAIWLHCSDRIVTLPELRAIQTRVETTGSWIERVVAREALGLVAAAGLALETALEQASETPQNIPSPPDSLTIHRGTLRSGDHLEVEGSLLVLGDVNPGARVSARGDVRVWGRLRGVAHAGSGGDQRARIVALQLRPLQLRIADAVARGPEDLPPAGFCEQAILIQGSIAIEPAEPHWSVEARRGING from the coding sequence ATGCACTCCAGCCCTCAGCACCTACGGCTCAAAAGCGAGGCCAACAGCAGCGCCTCCACGCTGGATGAAGTGAAAACCTGGCTCGATAGCCATCACGAGGCTGGCGCGATCTGGCTGCACTGCAGCGATCGCATCGTGACCCTGCCCGAGCTGCGGGCCATTCAAACTCGGGTCGAAACCACTGGTAGCTGGATCGAGCGAGTGGTGGCCCGTGAGGCCCTTGGCCTGGTGGCTGCCGCGGGCCTAGCCCTCGAAACCGCTCTGGAGCAAGCCAGCGAAACGCCCCAGAACATCCCCTCTCCTCCAGATTCCCTCACCATCCACCGCGGCACCCTGCGTTCAGGGGACCACCTTGAGGTGGAGGGATCCCTGCTGGTGCTGGGTGACGTGAATCCAGGTGCGAGGGTGAGCGCCCGTGGAGATGTGCGGGTGTGGGGCAGGCTTCGGGGCGTGGCTCATGCCGGCTCAGGCGGCGATCAGCGGGCGCGGATCGTCGCACTGCAGCTACGGCCATTGCAGCTGCGGATTGCCGATGCAGTGGCCCGTGGGCCTGAGGATCTTCCGCCAGCAGGCTTCTGCGAGCAAGCCATCTTGATCCAGGGCTCCATTGCCATCGAACCAGCCGAGCCGCACTGGTCGGTCGAAGCACGTCGGGGGATCAACGGTTAA
- a CDS encoding HD domain-containing protein, with protein sequence MGSRTYHDPLHGAIRLNREHPAEALAIQLIDTPPFQRLRRIRQLGPAYLTFHGAESSRFTHSLGVLQLARRALGELNRRQNDLERDAGLLYAAALLHDVGHGPLSHSGEEMYGLHHEQWSARLIREHPSLKDPLDAMEAGMADAVADLLEHGRCRNPAIKALVSSQLDCDRLDYLLRDSYSTGTSYGQLDLERILASLTLAPDGQLALHPKGLMAVEHYLVVRNLMYRSVYNHRLNVVCNWLLSRCIAVARQLGPTRVWADAVMQRWLWHPQELTLEEFLGNDDHRTGYHLQRWREEGPAELQELCGRLLDRRLLKASDVSSLSRERRLELLALARRLSEQEGLRADLCCGLQSQHNRGYHPYRGGLRLWDGHQLTALEQRSALVRSLSTASESAWLIHPPEITATLRQQLALEAAGEAD encoded by the coding sequence ATGGGATCCCGCACCTACCACGACCCCCTCCATGGCGCGATCCGCCTTAACCGGGAGCACCCCGCTGAAGCGCTGGCGATCCAGCTGATCGACACCCCGCCGTTTCAGCGGCTGCGGCGGATTCGACAACTGGGCCCTGCCTATCTCACCTTTCACGGAGCTGAGTCCAGCCGCTTTACCCACTCCCTGGGAGTGCTGCAGCTGGCTAGACGCGCCCTGGGCGAGCTGAACCGCCGCCAAAACGATCTCGAACGCGATGCTGGCCTGCTCTACGCCGCGGCCCTACTGCACGATGTGGGCCACGGCCCTCTCAGCCACTCCGGTGAAGAGATGTATGGCCTGCACCATGAACAGTGGTCAGCCCGGCTGATCCGCGAGCACCCGAGCCTGAAGGATCCGCTGGACGCGATGGAAGCGGGCATGGCAGACGCGGTTGCCGATCTGCTGGAGCATGGGCGATGCCGCAATCCAGCCATCAAAGCCTTGGTGAGCAGCCAGCTGGATTGCGATCGACTCGATTACCTACTTCGCGACAGCTACAGCACCGGCACCAGTTACGGACAACTTGACCTGGAACGGATCTTGGCCAGCCTCACCCTGGCCCCGGATGGCCAGTTGGCACTGCACCCCAAAGGGCTGATGGCCGTGGAGCACTACCTAGTGGTGCGCAACCTGATGTATCGGAGCGTGTACAACCACCGCCTCAATGTGGTGTGCAACTGGCTACTCAGCCGCTGCATTGCCGTGGCACGCCAACTCGGACCTACCAGGGTGTGGGCGGATGCGGTGATGCAGCGCTGGCTATGGCATCCCCAGGAGCTCACCCTGGAGGAGTTTCTGGGCAATGACGACCACCGCACCGGTTATCACCTGCAGCGCTGGCGCGAGGAGGGACCGGCCGAGCTGCAGGAGCTCTGCGGGCGCCTGCTGGATCGGCGCTTGCTCAAGGCCAGTGATGTGAGCTCCCTCAGCCGGGAGCGCAGGCTGGAGCTGCTGGCTCTGGCCAGACGCCTAAGCGAGCAGGAGGGGTTGAGGGCCGATCTGTGCTGCGGGCTGCAAAGCCAGCACAACCGCGGCTATCACCCTTACAGAGGCGGATTGCGCCTCTGGGATGGGCATCAACTCACCGCCTTGGAGCAACGCTCCGCCCTTGTCAGAAGCCTGAGCACCGCCAGCGAAAGTGCCTGGCTGATCCATCCACCTGAGATCACCGCAACGCTGCGCCAGCAGCTGGCGCTGGAAGCCGCGGGGGAAGCTGATTAA